The Rubrobacter naiadicus genome contains a region encoding:
- a CDS encoding alpha-ketoacid dehydrogenase subunit beta: protein MTTAERTRERRLTTARAMVEGIAQEMRRNEEVFVMGEDVGAYGGIFGTTTGLLDEFGPERVMDTPISETGFIGAGVGAAIEGMRPIVELMFVDFFGVCMDQIYNHMAKIHYESGGNVKVPMVLMTSVGGGYSDGAQHSQCLWATFAHLPGMKIVVPSNPRDAKGLMISAIRDDNPVVYMTHKGIMGLAWMAKNARSVGPVPEEEYEVPIGKASVAREGTDATVVTLSLSVHHALDVAERLSGEGIELEVLDLRSLVPLDREAILESVGKTGRVLVVDEDYRSFGLSGEIAATIAEEDPTLLKAPLSRVAVPDVPIPYARPLERAVLPTPERIEEAARGLVGA, encoded by the coding sequence ATGACGACCGCAGAGAGGACCCGCGAGAGGCGGTTAACCACCGCGCGGGCGATGGTCGAGGGCATCGCGCAGGAGATGCGCCGCAACGAAGAGGTCTTCGTCATGGGCGAAGACGTCGGCGCCTACGGTGGCATCTTCGGCACCACCACCGGGCTCCTCGATGAGTTCGGTCCCGAGCGGGTGATGGACACCCCGATCAGCGAGACCGGGTTCATCGGCGCCGGGGTCGGGGCCGCCATCGAAGGTATGCGCCCCATCGTCGAGCTGATGTTCGTCGACTTCTTCGGCGTGTGCATGGACCAGATCTACAACCACATGGCCAAGATCCACTACGAGTCCGGCGGCAACGTCAAGGTGCCGATGGTCCTGATGACCTCGGTCGGCGGTGGCTACTCCGACGGGGCCCAGCACTCGCAATGCCTGTGGGCCACCTTCGCCCACCTGCCGGGGATGAAGATCGTCGTCCCCTCCAACCCGCGCGACGCCAAGGGGCTCATGATCTCCGCGATCCGGGACGACAACCCCGTCGTCTACATGACCCACAAGGGCATCATGGGCCTGGCCTGGATGGCCAAGAACGCCCGCTCGGTCGGCCCGGTACCCGAAGAGGAGTACGAGGTCCCGATAGGCAAGGCGAGCGTGGCCCGCGAGGGCACAGACGCCACCGTCGTGACCCTCTCGCTCTCGGTCCACCACGCGCTCGACGTGGCCGAGCGGCTCTCGGGAGAGGGCATAGAGCTGGAGGTCCTCGACCTGAGGAGCCTGGTCCCGCTCGACCGGGAGGCGATCCTGGAGTCGGTCGGCAAGACCGGCAGGGTGCTCGTCGTCGACGAGGACTACCGATCCTTCGGTCTCTCCGGCGAGATCGCCGCGACGATCGCCGAGGAGGACCCCACGCTGCTCAAGGCCCCGCTCTCGCGGGTGGCGGTACCGGATGTGCCCATCCCGTACGCGAGGCCGCTCGAACGGGCGGTCCTGCCCACCCCCGAGCGGATAGAGGAGGCAGCGCGCGGGCTGGTGGGCGCTTGA
- a CDS encoding polysaccharide deacetylase family protein, translating into MRAARKAVGAGLALAAAYAAPAAFRLPPAGVLFRPLTRVEGNRVALTFDDGPAHSTERFLEVLQERGVRATFFVVGEQVEANPGILEEIASCGHEIGLHCHRHRNHLRLGPKATLEDLRRGAGIIEEVLGRRVALYRPPYGVFNAASWSWCGRRGYRRVLWSRWGKDWEEGATPSSVLRNLGSPEAGEIVLLHDADRYSAPGSWRNTLAALPELLEQLSERGIGAGPVGRSS; encoded by the coding sequence GTGCGTGCCGCTCGGAAAGCTGTAGGGGCCGGGCTGGCGCTCGCCGCGGCCTACGCCGCCCCGGCAGCCTTCCGGCTTCCGCCGGCCGGGGTCCTCTTCCGACCCCTGACCCGGGTGGAGGGGAACCGCGTGGCGCTGACCTTCGACGACGGTCCGGCTCACTCCACGGAACGCTTCCTGGAAGTCCTGCAGGAGCGCGGGGTGCGGGCCACGTTCTTCGTCGTCGGAGAGCAGGTCGAGGCCAACCCGGGCATCCTCGAGGAGATCGCTTCCTGCGGGCACGAGATCGGACTGCACTGCCACCGGCACCGCAACCACCTGCGCCTGGGCCCGAAGGCGACGCTCGAGGACCTGCGAAGGGGGGCCGGGATCATCGAAGAGGTCCTCGGCCGGCGGGTCGCACTCTACCGTCCACCCTACGGGGTCTTCAACGCCGCCTCGTGGTCGTGGTGCGGCAGGAGGGGCTACCGCCGGGTGCTCTGGTCGCGCTGGGGGAAGGACTGGGAAGAGGGAGCCACACCGTCGAGCGTGCTGCGCAACCTCGGATCTCCGGAAGCAGGAGAGATCGTGCTGCTGCACGACGCCGACCGCTACTCCGCACCAGGCTCCTGGCGCAACACGCTGGCCGCGCTGCCGGAACTCCTGGAACAACTCTCCGAGAGAGGCATCGGGGCGGGGCCGGTGGGGAGGTCGAGCTAG
- a CDS encoding sensor histidine kinase, which produces MIRELFESLRESLDDLLPGRSRRLLEEKEETLEAILENMSEGVLATDLKCRVMFANPAARGILGVEGDELLQRPVPSPFEDFDLRRAVERCARVLQCEGGYAHAGETAVQVGLKHLPKFDDHRGGVLVLLRDLSEEQRLEANQQRFIANAAHELKTPITAILGATELLLTGEQDPGRQRRLLEDVRTEAVRMQRLSDTLLRLARVGAERREPHVRRTDPAGVAGEAVERMEPIAQGASVELRLEVRDRRPVLADPEHLEQALLVLLSNAVKHSPEGRRVLVWIDGGRIAVEDEGEGISPEELPRIFERFYKGPGSGGFGLGLSICRDLVEGMGGTVRVSSREGEGSTFEIELKEMDEDAQGTGR; this is translated from the coding sequence TTGATCCGGGAGCTCTTCGAGTCGCTGAGAGAATCCCTCGACGATCTGCTGCCGGGTCGTTCCCGACGCCTGCTCGAAGAGAAGGAAGAGACGCTCGAAGCCATCCTCGAGAACATGAGCGAGGGCGTTCTCGCCACCGACCTCAAATGCCGGGTGATGTTCGCCAACCCGGCCGCCCGCGGCATCCTGGGGGTGGAGGGCGACGAGTTGCTCCAGCGGCCCGTGCCGAGCCCGTTCGAGGACTTCGACCTGAGGAGGGCCGTCGAGCGCTGTGCCCGCGTTCTCCAGTGTGAGGGAGGATACGCGCACGCCGGAGAGACGGCGGTGCAGGTCGGGCTCAAACACCTGCCCAAGTTCGACGACCACCGGGGCGGGGTGCTCGTTCTGCTGCGCGACCTCTCCGAGGAGCAGCGGCTCGAGGCGAACCAGCAGCGTTTCATAGCCAACGCCGCCCACGAGCTCAAGACGCCCATCACGGCCATCCTCGGCGCGACCGAACTCCTCCTCACCGGCGAGCAGGACCCCGGGCGCCAACGACGTCTGCTCGAGGACGTACGGACGGAGGCCGTGCGGATGCAGCGCCTCTCCGACACGCTGCTGCGCCTCGCCCGCGTCGGAGCCGAGAGAAGGGAGCCCCACGTTCGCCGGACCGACCCTGCCGGGGTTGCCGGGGAGGCGGTGGAGAGGATGGAGCCCATCGCTCAAGGCGCTTCGGTCGAGCTCCGCCTCGAGGTCCGTGACCGGAGGCCGGTCCTCGCGGACCCGGAGCACCTGGAGCAGGCGCTTCTCGTCCTGCTGAGCAACGCCGTAAAGCACTCCCCGGAGGGACGGCGGGTCCTGGTGTGGATCGACGGCGGGCGGATAGCCGTCGAGGACGAAGGGGAGGGGATAAGCCCCGAGGAGCTGCCGCGCATATTCGAGCGGTTTTACAAAGGTCCCGGCTCCGGTGGCTTCGGGCTCGGGCTCTCCATCTGCAGGGACCTGGTGGAGGGGATGGGGGGGACCGTGCGCGTCAGCTCCCGCGAAGGCGAGGGGTCCACCTTCGAGATAGAGCTCAAGGAGATGGATGAGGATGCCCAGGGTACTGGTCGTTGA
- a CDS encoding acetate uptake transporter family protein produces the protein MSDQSVRTERRGAGGEAASNGRSPARTFLQPIAAPSIVGLFGFAVSTFMVAANLAGWYGSSSEPVFLFPLAFAFGGIAQFAAGMWSFKARDAVAAGIHSTWGAFWIGYGILWYMVARGMVSTGRAFDLGLGYWFIGLTAVTFMGAIIIGTDNIALAFVLHTLWLGAGALAVGLLTATHFWVVIAGYLLILSAIAAWYSGSALMAAGMGKPMFPMGLSRREREKAEFSAGFGEPGVKRGQ, from the coding sequence ATGAGTGATCAGAGTGTGAGGACAGAAAGGAGAGGGGCAGGGGGAGAAGCCGCGTCCAACGGGCGTTCCCCGGCCCGCACGTTTTTGCAGCCGATAGCCGCCCCTTCGATAGTCGGGCTCTTCGGCTTCGCCGTCTCGACCTTCATGGTCGCGGCGAACCTGGCCGGGTGGTACGGCAGCTCCTCCGAGCCGGTGTTCCTGTTCCCGCTCGCGTTCGCCTTCGGCGGGATAGCGCAGTTCGCCGCCGGGATGTGGTCCTTCAAGGCGCGGGATGCGGTGGCGGCCGGGATCCACTCGACGTGGGGTGCGTTCTGGATCGGCTACGGCATCCTCTGGTACATGGTGGCGAGGGGCATGGTCAGTACCGGCAGAGCCTTCGACCTGGGTCTCGGGTACTGGTTCATCGGGCTGACCGCGGTGACCTTCATGGGCGCCATAATCATCGGCACCGACAACATCGCCCTCGCGTTCGTCCTGCACACGCTGTGGCTCGGCGCCGGCGCGCTCGCCGTGGGGCTCCTCACCGCGACCCACTTCTGGGTGGTGATCGCCGGGTATCTGCTGATCCTCTCGGCCATAGCCGCCTGGTACTCTGGGAGCGCGCTGATGGCCGCCGGGATGGGCAAGCCGATGTTCCCGATGGGGCTGAGCCGACGCGAGCGGGAGAAGGCCGAGTTCAGCGCAGGGTTCGGCGAGCCCGGCGTGAAGCGAGGCCAGTAG
- a CDS encoding lipoyl domain-containing protein, whose translation MIEVRFPVLNESEPDAEGVLATWFVGDGEEVGEGQLLCEVQVEKSSEDVHSEGAGTIRLAVSEGEVVRQGEVIARIE comes from the coding sequence TTGATCGAGGTCCGCTTCCCTGTCCTCAACGAGAGCGAGCCCGACGCCGAGGGGGTGCTCGCCACCTGGTTCGTCGGCGACGGCGAGGAGGTCGGGGAGGGTCAGCTTCTGTGCGAGGTCCAGGTGGAGAAGTCCTCCGAGGACGTCCACTCGGAGGGGGCGGGCACCATCCGGCTCGCGGTCTCCGAGGGAGAAGTGGTCCGTCAGGGAGAGGTGATCGCCCGCATAGAGTAG
- the rfbD gene encoding dTDP-4-dehydrorhamnose reductase, which translates to MKVLLTGAAGQLGRELARVLPEEGREVVPFSHEELDVADYPAVEAALKEHAPELVINAAAYTNVDGCETERELAYRVNALGPRNLAQLCERRGIELLHVSTNYVFDGTSESPYEPFDPPNPLSVYGRTKLAGEEYVMRLCRRWYVVRSAGVYGEGHNFVRTMLRAAGEGRSLKVKDDEYISPTYARDLAGAIAEIVSRGLYGLYHATNSGSCSWYDFAREIFTLAGIEADLSPIKSSEYPLPAARPANGVLSSPDGPAMRHWREALSDYLSREL; encoded by the coding sequence ATGAAGGTGCTTCTTACCGGTGCAGCGGGACAGCTCGGGCGGGAGCTCGCCCGCGTCCTGCCCGAGGAGGGGAGGGAGGTCGTGCCGTTCTCGCACGAGGAGCTCGACGTGGCGGACTATCCGGCGGTCGAGGCGGCGCTGAAGGAGCACGCCCCGGAGCTCGTGATCAACGCCGCTGCCTACACCAACGTCGACGGCTGCGAGACGGAGCGGGAGCTTGCCTACCGGGTGAACGCGCTCGGGCCGCGCAACCTGGCCCAGCTCTGCGAGCGGCGGGGGATCGAGCTCTTGCACGTGAGCACCAACTACGTCTTCGACGGAACCTCGGAGAGCCCCTACGAACCCTTCGACCCGCCCAACCCCTTGAGCGTCTACGGGAGGACCAAGCTCGCCGGGGAGGAGTACGTGATGCGTCTGTGCCGCCGCTGGTACGTGGTCCGCTCCGCCGGGGTCTACGGCGAGGGACACAACTTCGTGCGTACGATGCTGCGGGCCGCGGGGGAGGGAAGATCGCTCAAGGTGAAGGACGACGAGTACATCTCCCCGACCTACGCCCGCGACCTCGCCGGGGCGATAGCGGAGATCGTCTCGCGCGGCCTCTACGGGCTCTACCACGCGACCAACTCCGGGTCTTGCTCGTGGTACGACTTCGCCCGCGAGATCTTCACCCTCGCCGGGATCGAGGCCGACCTCTCCCCGATCAAGAGCTCCGAGTACCCCCTCCCCGCCGCCCGGCCCGCCAACGGCGTCCTGTCCTCGCCGGACGGGCCGGCGATGCGCCACTGGCGCGAGGCGCTCTCCGATTACCTCTCGAGGGAGCTCTAG
- a CDS encoding response regulator transcription factor, whose protein sequence is MPRVLVVEDDAAVRRVVEYALGGEGIEVEAASSGREATELLEGEGPFDLVILDWMLPDTDGIALCRRIRASGSGMENVPIIMLSVRDDETSIVVGLEVGADDYVTKPFSPRELASRVRAHLRRRRSRAAPQSETLKFDGLEIDLSRRRVFREGEPVRLTNREFEILAFLASRPGEVCDRERILRHIWGGCFYGEPRVVDVHIQHIRHKIEPDPENPRYIQTVFGAGYRFTEE, encoded by the coding sequence ATGCCCAGGGTACTGGTCGTTGAAGACGACGCGGCGGTCAGGAGGGTCGTCGAGTACGCGCTCGGCGGCGAGGGTATCGAGGTCGAGGCGGCCTCCAGCGGCAGGGAGGCCACCGAGCTTCTGGAGGGCGAGGGGCCTTTCGACCTCGTGATCCTCGACTGGATGCTCCCGGACACCGATGGGATCGCGCTGTGCCGCAGGATACGCGCGAGCGGCTCCGGGATGGAGAACGTGCCGATCATCATGCTCAGCGTCCGGGATGACGAGACGAGCATCGTGGTTGGGCTCGAGGTCGGGGCGGACGACTACGTCACCAAGCCCTTCAGCCCGCGCGAGCTCGCGAGCCGGGTCCGGGCGCACCTGAGACGCCGGCGCTCCAGGGCTGCTCCCCAGAGCGAGACGCTGAAGTTCGACGGCCTCGAGATAGACCTCTCGCGCCGCAGGGTCTTCCGTGAGGGGGAGCCGGTCCGGCTGACCAACCGCGAGTTCGAGATACTCGCCTTCCTCGCCTCCCGCCCCGGTGAGGTGTGCGACCGGGAGCGCATCCTCAGGCACATCTGGGGAGGGTGCTTCTACGGAGAGCCGCGGGTGGTGGACGTGCACATCCAGCACATCCGGCACAAGATAGAACCCGACCCCGAGAACCCCCGCTACATACAGACGGTCTTCGGGGCCGGATACAGGTTCACCGAAGAGTGA
- a CDS encoding MGDG synthase family glycosyltransferase, translated as MIWYVIPLAALFAWLLTAARLRRAATAEDFVPLPGRVLVLSASVGGGHDAAARALGGRLEESGLVVTVEDGLRAMSPALEVLLRRGYMNQARGSGRMLAFIFGLTSQRACVSVVRTLCGLLYAGRLRRLLLVHRPEMVISTYPLVTQALGKLRRRNLAPPVIAAIADYGVHPLWVHPDVDLHLVVSKHSAELVRQAGGRAEVVRFPVRPDLHQNLDRREARKTLKLPPEGRLALIVGGAWGIGDLETAARCVVGSGVHTVVVTGKNTALKERLGRAFSGRRDVTVFGWREDMPLLMAASDVLVQNAGGMTCLEAREAGLPIVMFDPVPGHGEFNALAMERAGAALWPRTAEELVSILESGAYRELRAPEPSRNTDPEDVLREIPRERPLPTAGSTPLRPVLAPLFALGMLVWLVFASPGAALAVETLHLKIPGYDPPPGEMALGIETSNPATASAAESFARRHGLPLTIFVRGKAGEGLVPARGVNFGLIARRGEGITSPWRSRAALKRTAEKLRRERGIRVRYLLPVPRTNLASLATAPRGMRPVAPEKPGMVGNGLVVIDASGMSPRAAREALRDAMAQAKTKGLECVPLGKL; from the coding sequence ATGATCTGGTACGTCATCCCGCTCGCGGCCCTCTTCGCCTGGCTTCTCACCGCGGCGAGGCTCCGGAGGGCGGCCACCGCAGAGGACTTCGTGCCTCTCCCCGGAAGGGTGCTCGTGCTCAGCGCCTCGGTCGGCGGGGGGCACGATGCGGCGGCCCGCGCGCTGGGCGGGAGGCTGGAGGAGTCCGGGCTCGTGGTGACGGTGGAGGATGGTCTGCGGGCGATGAGTCCCGCGCTTGAGGTCCTGCTGCGGCGCGGGTACATGAACCAGGCGAGAGGCAGCGGCCGGATGCTGGCGTTCATCTTCGGCCTCACCTCGCAGCGGGCCTGCGTCTCGGTGGTCCGGACGCTGTGCGGGCTGCTGTACGCCGGCCGGCTGCGGCGCCTCCTCCTCGTCCACCGGCCCGAGATGGTGATCTCGACGTATCCCCTCGTCACCCAGGCTCTCGGGAAGCTGCGCCGCCGGAACCTGGCTCCACCGGTGATCGCGGCCATCGCGGACTACGGCGTACACCCGCTCTGGGTGCACCCGGACGTGGACCTGCACCTGGTCGTCTCGAAGCACTCGGCCGAGCTCGTCCGGCAAGCCGGGGGTCGGGCGGAGGTGGTGCGTTTCCCGGTGAGACCGGATCTTCACCAGAACCTCGACCGGAGGGAGGCCCGGAAGACGCTGAAACTCCCCCCGGAGGGCAGGCTGGCGCTGATCGTCGGTGGAGCGTGGGGGATAGGGGACCTGGAGACCGCCGCCCGGTGTGTGGTCGGGAGCGGGGTCCACACCGTGGTGGTGACCGGCAAGAACACCGCCCTCAAAGAGCGGCTCGGGCGGGCATTCTCCGGCCGGCGGGACGTCACGGTCTTCGGCTGGCGCGAGGACATGCCCCTGCTCATGGCCGCCTCGGACGTCCTGGTGCAGAACGCCGGAGGGATGACCTGCCTGGAGGCAAGGGAAGCCGGGCTCCCGATAGTGATGTTCGACCCGGTGCCCGGCCACGGCGAGTTCAACGCGCTCGCGATGGAGCGGGCCGGAGCCGCCCTCTGGCCCCGCACGGCCGAAGAGCTCGTCTCGATCCTCGAGAGCGGCGCCTACCGTGAGCTCCGGGCACCGGAACCCTCCCGAAACACGGATCCCGAAGACGTCCTCCGCGAAATCCCCCGGGAGCGCCCACTCCCCACCGCGGGCTCCACGCCCCTGCGCCCGGTTCTCGCCCCCCTCTTCGCGCTCGGGATGCTCGTCTGGCTCGTCTTCGCCTCCCCCGGCGCGGCGCTCGCCGTCGAGACGCTGCACCTGAAGATACCGGGGTACGACCCGCCCCCCGGCGAGATGGCCCTGGGGATAGAGACCTCGAACCCGGCCACGGCGAGCGCCGCAGAGAGCTTCGCCCGGCGGCACGGTCTCCCGCTCACCATCTTCGTGCGAGGGAAGGCCGGGGAGGGTCTCGTCCCGGCGCGCGGGGTGAACTTCGGGCTCATCGCCAGGAGGGGGGAAGGGATCACATCACCCTGGCGCAGCCGGGCGGCGCTGAAGCGCACGGCGGAGAAGCTCCGCCGCGAGCGGGGCATCCGGGTGCGCTATCTCCTCCCCGTCCCCAGGACGAACCTGGCCTCGCTCGCCACCGCCCCGCGGGGGATGCGGCCCGTGGCCCCGGAGAAGCCGGGCATGGTGGGCAACGGTCTCGTCGTGATAGACGCCTCGGGGATGAGCCCCCGGGCGGCGAGGGAGGCGCTGCGGGACGCGATGGCGCAGGCGAAGACGAAAGGTCTCGAGTGCGTGCCGCTCGGAAAGCTGTAG
- a CDS encoding glycosyltransferase family 4 protein, whose translation MRILFCAHQFFPESSAGVEVVTLNLARELRSRGHEVFVLAARRSAPHGDIEPGEVRDYVYEGVPVRRVGRPREGLSRPYRLNYENPHMTEVARACAREFGPDVVHAMHLQGLSASVVPAFKGLGIPVVFTAADFWSICPVVDLYRHDGVLCRGPELHHCLRCLASRSPDGGLSRAVGLMPDAALRAVGLASRTPLARRIFPLGQVRDLRERAGYVRRQLALVDHILAYTRLTRELLEANGLGRGRISVSVYGIDTGGIEKVPPREVPPLRVGFVGTLAPHKGPDLLIEAFLRAPDLPAGLRLHGSPGPDAGYVRKLRELAAPDGRIELAGPFVRREIGKVLAGMDVLAVPSRWYENAPGVVFEAFAAGIPVLAADLGGMSEFVRPGENGLLFAADDAEDLGRQLRRLASEPGLLARLREGIGPVKTTSEYAAELEALYDSLAGG comes from the coding sequence GTGAGGATACTCTTCTGCGCCCATCAGTTCTTCCCGGAGAGCTCGGCCGGTGTCGAGGTGGTGACGCTGAACCTGGCGCGCGAGCTGCGCTCCCGGGGGCACGAGGTCTTCGTCCTGGCGGCACGGCGCAGCGCCCCGCACGGCGACATCGAGCCCGGGGAGGTGCGCGATTACGTCTACGAGGGGGTGCCCGTCCGCAGGGTGGGCCGGCCCCGGGAAGGGCTCTCCCGCCCCTACCGGCTCAACTACGAGAACCCGCATATGACGGAGGTGGCGCGCGCCTGCGCCCGGGAGTTCGGACCGGACGTGGTGCACGCGATGCACCTGCAGGGACTCTCGGCCTCCGTCGTCCCGGCCTTCAAGGGGCTGGGGATACCGGTCGTCTTTACCGCGGCGGACTTCTGGAGCATCTGCCCGGTGGTCGACCTCTACCGCCACGACGGGGTCCTCTGCCGGGGACCCGAGCTCCACCACTGCCTGAGGTGCCTGGCCTCGCGCAGCCCGGACGGCGGGCTCTCGCGTGCGGTGGGGCTGATGCCGGACGCGGCCCTGCGGGCCGTGGGGCTGGCCTCGCGCACCCCGCTCGCCAGGAGGATCTTTCCTCTGGGGCAGGTGCGCGACCTGCGGGAGCGGGCCGGGTACGTCCGGCGGCAGCTCGCTCTCGTCGACCACATCCTCGCCTACACCCGGCTCACGCGCGAGCTGCTCGAGGCCAACGGCCTCGGGCGGGGCAGGATCTCGGTCTCGGTCTACGGGATAGACACCGGCGGGATAGAGAAGGTCCCGCCGCGCGAGGTGCCCCCGCTCCGGGTCGGGTTCGTCGGGACGCTCGCGCCGCACAAGGGCCCCGATCTCCTGATCGAGGCGTTCCTCCGGGCGCCGGATCTGCCGGCCGGGCTGAGGCTCCACGGCTCCCCCGGCCCCGACGCGGGGTACGTGCGGAAGCTGCGCGAGCTCGCGGCCCCGGACGGCAGGATCGAGCTCGCCGGTCCCTTCGTGCGCCGGGAGATCGGGAAGGTCCTCGCGGGGATGGACGTGCTCGCGGTTCCCTCCCGCTGGTACGAGAACGCCCCCGGCGTCGTCTTCGAGGCGTTCGCCGCCGGGATTCCGGTCCTCGCCGCGGACCTCGGCGGGATGTCCGAGTTCGTGCGTCCGGGAGAGAACGGCCTCCTCTTCGCGGCGGACGACGCCGAAGACCTCGGCCGGCAGCTGCGCCGGCTCGCCTCCGAGCCCGGGCTGCTCGCGAGGTTGCGGGAGGGGATAGGACCGGTCAAGACCACCAGCGAGTACGCCGCCGAGCTCGAGGCGCTCTACGATTCACTCGCCGGAGGCTAG
- a CDS encoding sigma-70 family RNA polymerase sigma factor, which produces MSLIENVAEQEIGAPGLLEGYMERISRLPLLTHEEEVALSRRARGRDTEARAELIERNLRLVVSVAKRYRGMGLPFEDLIQEGNIGLMKAVERFDPERGYRFSTYATWWIRQAVGRAISDKGRVVRIPVQMGEKIRKAIRAREELSFELGRDPREAEIAERLGWSVEEVVFALSATPEVTSFDRPISEDDPGAVAGDFVEDGESSDVAGIAMSRVESVWLRGALRRMPENLHYVLVRRYGIDGREPATLTELARELGCSRERVRQLQTQAERSLRVASRRMARRPLAPAS; this is translated from the coding sequence ATGAGTCTGATCGAGAACGTGGCGGAGCAGGAGATCGGTGCTCCCGGTCTACTCGAGGGCTACATGGAGCGGATCAGCCGCCTTCCGCTTCTGACCCACGAGGAGGAGGTCGCGCTCTCCCGGCGGGCGAGAGGCAGGGATACAGAGGCGCGCGCGGAGCTGATAGAGCGCAACCTCAGGCTTGTGGTCTCGGTGGCCAAGAGGTATCGGGGGATGGGGCTGCCGTTCGAGGACCTCATCCAGGAGGGCAACATCGGGCTGATGAAGGCGGTCGAGAGGTTCGACCCCGAGCGGGGCTACCGCTTCTCGACGTACGCCACCTGGTGGATCCGCCAGGCGGTCGGGCGGGCGATCTCGGACAAAGGCCGGGTCGTCAGGATCCCGGTGCAGATGGGGGAGAAGATCCGCAAGGCGATCCGGGCCCGCGAGGAACTCTCCTTCGAGCTCGGGCGCGACCCGCGGGAGGCGGAGATCGCCGAGAGGCTCGGGTGGAGCGTGGAGGAGGTCGTCTTCGCCCTGAGCGCCACCCCCGAGGTGACGAGCTTCGACCGGCCGATCTCGGAGGATGATCCGGGGGCCGTGGCCGGGGATTTCGTCGAGGACGGGGAGAGCTCAGACGTCGCCGGCATCGCCATGAGCAGGGTGGAGAGCGTCTGGCTCAGGGGGGCGCTGCGCCGGATGCCGGAGAACCTGCACTATGTTTTGGTCAGGAGGTACGGTATCGACGGCCGGGAGCCAGCGACGCTCACCGAGCTGGCCCGCGAGCTCGGCTGCTCCCGCGAGCGGGTGCGCCAGCTGCAGACCCAGGCGGAGCGGTCGTTGAGGGTGGCGAGCCGGCGGATGGCCCGGCGGCCTCTGGCCCCTGCATCCTGA
- a CDS encoding GtrA family protein, translated as MRREFFASYARFSLVGLSNGVVDYGALNLLMLLFPTRHPVLLASYNVVALILANANSYVWNSRWTFRGRSDRSPRELLLFSSQAALNILVAGGVIWGVSSLLFADTNLPSLVVGDAAKVTSSVVATTLSFLVLRYVVFRERPRGERMPDLPEATTPPCRSSR; from the coding sequence ATGAGAAGGGAGTTCTTCGCCAGCTACGCCCGGTTCTCGCTCGTCGGGCTCTCCAACGGCGTCGTGGACTACGGAGCGCTGAACCTGCTCATGCTCCTCTTTCCCACCCGCCACCCGGTCCTGCTCGCCTCCTACAACGTCGTCGCGCTCATCCTGGCCAACGCGAACAGCTACGTCTGGAACAGCCGCTGGACCTTCCGGGGCCGCAGCGACCGCTCCCCGAGAGAGCTCCTGCTCTTCTCCAGTCAGGCCGCCCTGAACATCCTGGTGGCGGGCGGCGTGATCTGGGGCGTCTCCTCGCTGCTCTTCGCGGACACCAACCTGCCCTCCCTCGTCGTCGGCGACGCGGCGAAGGTCACCTCGAGCGTGGTCGCGACGACCCTGAGCTTTCTAGTGCTGCGCTACGTGGTCTTCCGGGAGCGCCCGCGGGGCGAACGGATGCCGGACCTGCCGGAAGCCACCACGCCACCCTGCCGGAGCTCCCGCTAG
- a CDS encoding undecaprenyl-diphosphatase — protein sequence MDYRIERLINAPAGSHPLVDAIMVHAAGWAVAIFVGLIAVWFLIGWVAGLERERRGAITALIGAGAALLVNVIISHIWYRPRPFVSHPDTVHLLTPHPADASFPSDHASAAFAISFVLLAFHRRLGILALLYAALMSYARVYVGEHYPGDIAGGFVVGTVVAAVLILWLEPAMRALSRLADRVILALHLPLPGAKRDSGGRRISLR from the coding sequence TTGGACTACAGGATAGAGCGTCTGATCAACGCTCCGGCCGGAAGCCATCCCCTGGTCGACGCGATCATGGTGCACGCCGCCGGATGGGCCGTGGCGATCTTCGTGGGGCTGATCGCGGTGTGGTTTTTGATCGGGTGGGTGGCGGGACTCGAGCGTGAGCGCCGCGGCGCGATAACCGCGCTCATCGGGGCCGGGGCTGCGCTGCTCGTGAACGTGATCATAAGCCACATATGGTACCGGCCGCGTCCGTTCGTCAGCCATCCGGACACCGTTCACCTTCTCACCCCCCACCCGGCGGACGCTTCTTTCCCCAGCGACCACGCCTCGGCGGCTTTCGCGATCTCGTTCGTGCTCCTCGCCTTCCATCGCCGCCTGGGCATCCTCGCGCTCCTCTACGCCGCCCTGATGAGCTACGCCCGGGTCTACGTGGGCGAGCACTACCCGGGGGACATCGCCGGCGGGTTCGTGGTGGGAACGGTCGTCGCCGCGGTGCTTATCCTCTGGCTCGAGCCCGCCATGCGGGCGCTGAGCCGCCTCGCCGACCGGGTGATACTCGCCCTGCACCTCCCGCTGCCTGGGGCCAAGAGGGACTCCGGAGGGCGGCGCATCTCGCTGCGCTAG